Proteins co-encoded in one Aspergillus flavus chromosome 2, complete sequence genomic window:
- a CDS encoding putative NAD binding Rossmann fold oxidoreductase has protein sequence MTQTILRVGILTDGGQAIQNLYLPVLRTLHDSYRVAAIYDSSTLSPKDSTADDLPKVASSPERVLNDPSVDLVLNFMPNEYHETYTVAALEAGKHVMVETPVSLSIPSALRIIETERRAPNQAKVFVASARRYAPCFEVFKKEAASLDRIYYARCRNIAGPHVAHTATAPKNKHLRIKGSIRDGLSLDDQHGERLRHCLLQEVFLGEDLTEERLSLSRFLASLGCHDLGLMRDTLGHPDAVSNITVNEPFYSAVFYYNGSVSRGHHPFTLIYETGTDSVPRCDAHLALYGNTKTVSMHYDLPYAQGKPSRVVVETADGKGNLKRTESVSSWEDAFNAELKALHAYLVEGKPARTTAKDSLQDLKLFQTIFEQYDRQCGTIRTPLG, from the coding sequence ATGACACAAACAATCTTGCGGGTTGGAATTCTCACAGATGGGGGCCAAGCCATCCAAAACCTCTATCTCCCTGTTCTCCGAACACTTCACGACTCGTATCGCGTCGCTGCTATCTACGACTCCTCCACTCTGTCTCCGAAAGACAGCACGGCCGATGATTTGCCTAAGGTTGCTTCTAGCCCGGAAAGGGTTCTGAATGACCCTTCCGTCGACCTTGTCCTGAACTTCATGCCGAATGAATACCACGAAACATACACTGTTGCAGCCTTGGAAGCTGGCAAGCATGTTATGGTGGAAACTCCCGTCAGCCTGAGTATTCCGAGCGCTTTGCGCATAATTGAGACTGAGAGGCGGGCTCCGAACCAAGCGAAAGTTTTCGTGGCCTCTGCACGTCGGTATGCGCCTTGTTTCGAGGTCTTTAAGAAAGAAGCCGCCAGCCTGGATCGGATATACTATGCTCGATGTCGTAATATCGCAGGGCCACACGTGGCGCACACAGCTACTGCGCCGAAGAACAAACACCTGAGGATAAAGGGGAGTATACGAGACGGGCTGTCTCTCGACGACCAGCATGGCGAGCGGCTGCGCCATTGCCTTCTCCAGGAGGTTTTCCTTGGCGAGGATTTGACTGAGGAGCGTCTCTCCCTAAGCCGATTTCTGGCATCCTTAGGGTGTCATGACTTGGGCCTGATGCGCGATACACTGGGGCATCCCGATGCCGTTTCCAACATTACAGTGAATGAACCATTCTACTCGGCCGTGTTCTATTACAATGGCAGCGTTAGTCGGGGTCACCATCCGTTTACTTTGATATACGAAACAGGAACCGATTCCGTTCCTCGATGTGACGCACACCTAGCTCTCTATGGTAATACCAAGACCGTGAGCATGCATTATGATTTACCTTACGCCCAAGGCAAGCCATCACGGGTGGTTGTGGAAACAGCGGATGGCAAGGGGAATCTGAAAAGAACGGAGAGTGTTAGTAGCTGGGAGGATGCGTTTAACGCCGAGCTTAAGGCGTTGCATGCGTACTTGGTTGAGGGAAAGCCTGCCCGGACAACAGCAAAAGACTCCCTCCAGGATCTCAAATTGTTTCAAACGATTTTTGAGCAGTATGATCGACAGTGCGGGACCATTAGAACCCCCCTTGGCTAA
- a CDS encoding signal recognition particle, subunit Srp72 (signal recognition particle protein, putative) codes for MATQSLSSLLQRTSIDDHEEVLRSSNAALAKSKSDIQAQHVKVVALLKLDRYEDALRVFEEGGDALKKRAALEYAYTLYKTANLDEAIEVVSQVANDRGARHLEAQATYRAEKFRRAADLYEELTKDEDALANEVNDLRINAWAVDAQLQWKGYPDYVRHNRPTRDDLEAFETVYNAACLSIAKGEFGQGEMLLKRAKELCRTSEDLTPEDKAAELLPIAVQQLYVLIRQGKSEEAESVLEEISVNDISELSTKRVALNNITLVRDTTTNPYALYKSLHATPVSIDNDKLFDYQDNIVTGNVHAADLLVQKYDGIIRSTSKALSQAPYPSAKPNVNLLSVYNAAAHARGQAGTPALKAILPALERRPKDIGLALTAVQLYVTEGNTTSAITTLEKSLQLLEDSISEQDKEVRFNPGLLGILVSLYKLEGRRVQIRSELAKAAAYWQEHVEAPPSLLRAAAQSLLHSSDRADLTTAGDLFKSLYQKDRNDSFAIAGYVASQATLDYAKIESQVDTLPPIDDLISDVDVNALESAGISPPSSAAAAAAAAIAGARKRTSGDKQGRATKRVRKSRLPKDYDASKTPDPERWLPLRDRSNYRPKGRKGKQRAAERTQGGIVNEKAEESPAPVAQQQKSQGGGANKKKKKGKR; via the exons ATGGCTACCCAGTCGCTAAGCTCGCTGTTACAGCGGACGTCGATCGACGATCACGAGGAAGTCCTTCGCTCATCCAACGCAGCTTTGGCCAAATCGAAATCGGATATTCAGGCGCAGCATGTGAAGGTGGTGGCATTGCTAAAGCTCGACCGCTACGAGGACGCTCTACGTGTCTTCGAAGAGGGAGGTGATgctctgaagaagagggccGCTTTGGAATACGCTTACACTCTGTACAAGACCGCAAACCTGGATGAGGCCATTGAAGTAGTTTCACAGGTCGCGAATGACAGAGGTGCTCGTCATTTGGAGGCTCAAGCC ACCTACCGTGCCGAGAAATTCCGCCGCGCAGCTGATCTCTACGAAGAATTGACTAAAGACGAGGATGCCCTTGCGAACGAAGTAAACGACTTGCGGATCAATGCGTGGGCTGTGGATGCCCAGTTACAGTGGAAAGGATACCCCGACTATGTCCGTCATAACAGGCCCACAAGAGATGATCTGGAGGCGTTCGAGACTGTCTACAATGCTGCCTGTCTGAGTATCGCCAAGGGCGAATTTGGTCAGGGAGAAATGTTGCTCAAGCGGGCGAAAG AGCTATGCCGGACATCGGAGGACCTTACACCCGAGGATAAAGCCGCTGAGCTGCTCCCGATTGCTGTGCAGCAATTATATGTCTTGATCCGACAGGGCAAATCGGAGGAGGCAGAGTCGGTGCTGGAGGAAATTTCCGTCAATGA TATCTCTGAACTCTCCACTAAGAGAGTCGCCCTGAACAATATCACACTTGTCCGCGACACAACGACCAACCCCTACGCTCTCTACAAATCCTTACATGCAACCCCCGTCTCGATCGACAACGATAAGCTTTTTGACTACCAGGATAATATAGTGACCGGCAATGTCCACGCGGCAGACCTTCTCGTCCAGAAGTATGACGGTATCATCCGGTCCACGTCGAAGGCGCTCTCCCAAGCACCATACCCATCCGCTAAACCAAATGTAAACCTCCTGTCGGTCTACAATGCTGCTGCTCATGCACGTGGTCAAGCTGGCACGCCGGCCCTGAAGGCGATATTACCCGCACTTGAAAGGCGGCCGAAGGACATCGGACTAGCGCTCACAGCCGTGCAGCTCTACGTGACCGAAGGCAACACTACTTCCGCAATCACCACCCTAGAGAAATCCCTCCAGCTACTCGAAGACTCCATCTCCGAACAGGATAAGGAGGTCCGCTTCAACCCAGGATTATTAGGCATTCTCGTCTCGCTCTATAAGCTCGAAGGCCGGAGGGTCCAGATCAGGTCGGAACTCGCTAAAGCTGCAGCCTATTGGCAGGAACATGTCGAGGCGCCACCTTCACTTCTGCGCGCGGCCGCACAGTCTTTGCTACACTCGTCGGACCGCGCAGATCTTACGACCGCCGGTGACTTGTTCAAGTCTCTTTACCAGAAGGACAGGAACGATTCTTTTGCCATCGCCGGTTACGTTGCTTCTCAGGCAACACTGGACTATGCCAAGATCGAGTCCCAGGTTGACACTCTCCCTCCAATCGACGATCTGATCTCGGATGTTGACGTGAACGCACTTGAATCGGCTGGCATatcccctccttcctccgCAGCCGCGGCAGCTGCGGCAGCCATCGCCGGTGCAAGGAAGAGAACATCTGGCGATAAACAAGGTCGTGCAACTAAGCGAGTGCGAAAGTCACGTCTTCCCAAGGATTATGATGCTAGCAAGACGCCGGATCCCGAACGCTGGTTGCCCCTCCGTGACCGCTCTAATTACCGACCCAAGGGCCGGAAAGGCAAGCAACGGGCCGCCGAACGGACGCAGGGAGGTATTGTCAACGAAAAGGCAGAGGAGTCGCCTGCGCCCGTGGCTCAGCAGCAGAAGTCTCAAGGCGGAGGTGctaacaagaaaaagaaaaagggaaagcggTAA
- a CDS encoding fungal-specific transcription factor domain-containing protein, with protein sequence MELTINTTLQRIPIISHSPTDIPSTSEKEMESTPEKPPKQACDNCRRRKIKCSRELPCDKCQRLLLSCSYSDVLRRKGPKFRTLYPLAPIHPLASRPRPLTKEWLPPNPGACHLASPTSPPSTVADAQYLHPDFSESFTRLPPPDLVSSPDSTNSLFDSSTIGALPAPRRLSTPNLLAHVNVFLKYLFPIMPVVRQDQLQQDCHQPERLSPQRYAFIAALCAATHIQLKLDGAAPGPEAASARASLDGHPMLSGEELLAEAVRARKEYNVVDEINMENLLTSFFLFAAYGNLDRQDQAWFYLCQTTSMVFTLGLQRESTYSKLSVEEAEEKRRVFWLLFVTERGYALQQAKPVMLRNSIHKPQVLCSDDPILAYGFINLINVFEKLSPNLYDWVSAGGSSGSSADGDPPPTSSIQSSLAKQISLEGVSEIQKVDILITQQWLQTMMWKLSMTHVTQPGSRDDAVLPFHLPVLVGKAVMGVIAAASQGAVDAHGIGMEQKLYDLGTSVADVSRSLSTKAAHHLAESTIDPRELLWGILTTLSRIRGSQSYLFPALVEQSRGIISFDCSLSISDFLPSFGGPPAIMWRTGESGFDLLGIADDLQERENEGGEGIVVAGEEISF encoded by the exons ATGGAGTTAACTATAAACACGACTCTACAACGAATCCCGAT CATATCTCATTCTCCAACCGACATTCCCTCAACatccgaaaaggaaatggagtCAACCCCAGAAAAGCCGCCTAAACAGGCCTGCGACAATTGCCGTCGACGCAAAATCAAGTGTTCTAGAGAGCTTCCATGCGACAAGTGCCagcgtcttcttctctcctgttcCTACAGCGACGTGCTCCGTCGCAAGGGCCCCAAGTTCCGCACGCTCTACCCTCTCGCTCCCATCCATCCACTCGCCTCACGACCACGTCCTCTCACCAAGGAATGGCTGCCCCCAAACCCAGGGGCTTGCCATTTGGCGTCCCCGACGTCTCCGCCGTCCACCGTAGCGGACGCCCAGTATCTACATCCAGACTTCTCGGAGTCGTTCACTCGACTACCACCCCCAGATCTCGTCTCCTCTCCCGACTCGACAAACTCGCTATTCGACTCGTCCACTATCGGCGCACTCCCCGCGCCACGCCGTCTGTCGACGCCAAACCTTCTAGCCCATGTCAATGTCTTCCTCAAGTACCTGTTCCCGATCATGCCCGTCGTGAGACAGGACCAGCTGCAGCAGGACTGCCACCAGCCGGAGCGCTTGTCTCCCCAACGCTACGCTTTCATTGCCGCTCTATGCGCGGCCACGCACATCCAACTGAAGCTGGACGGTGCAGCACCGGGTCCCGAGGCGGCTTCCGCGCGAGCCAGCCTCGACGGACATCCTATGTTGTCGGGAGAAGAACTCCTGGCTGAAGCCGTGCGCGCAAGAAAGGAATACAACGTGGTCGACGAAATTAACATGGAAAACCTCCTaacctccttctttctcttcgccgCCTACGGAAACCTAGACAGGCAGGATCAGGCCTGGTTCTACCTATGTCAGACCACGTCCATGGTGTTCACACTAGGCCTACAACGGGAATCCACATACTCGAAACTAAGCgtcgaggaagcagaagagaaaaggagagtaTTCTGGCTCTTATTCGTCACAGAAAg AGGCTACGCATTACAACAAGCAAAACCAGTCATGCTCCGCAACTCCATCCACAAACCACAGGTCCTGTGCTCAGACGACCCAATCCTAGCCTACGGCTTCATCAACCTCATCAACGTCTTCGAAAAGCTCAGCCCAAATCTCTACGACTGGGTCTCCGCcggcggcagcagcggcagcagcgCAGACGGCGACCCCCCGCCTACTTCTTCTATCCAATCCAGTCTCGCCAAGCAAATCTCCCTCGAGGGCGTCTCCGAGATCCAGAAAGTagacatcctcatcacccaGCAATGGCTACAAACCATGATGTGGAAACTCTCCATGACCCACGTCACACAGCCCGGCTCTCGCGATGACGCCGTTCTCCCCTTCCACCTGCCCGTGCTAGTCGGCAAGGCCGTCATGGGCGTCATCGCCGCGGCATCCCAAGGTGCTGTTGACGCTCATGGTATCGGAATG GAACAAAAACTCTACGACCTCGGCACCTCCGTAGCCGACGTCTCCCGCTCCCTAAGCACAAAAGCCGCCCACCACCTCGCCGAATCGACCATCGACCCCCGAGAACTCCTCTGGGGCATTCTCACAACCCTATCCCGAATCCGCGGTTCCCAATCATACCTCTTCCCAGCGCTCGTCGAGCAAAGTCGAGGCATCATCAGTTTCGACTGTTCGCTTTCCATCAGTGACTTTCTGCCTTCGTTTGGTGGGCCGCCGGCTATTATGTGGCGGACGGGTGAATCTGGGTTTGATTTATTGGGGATCGCGGATGATTTGCAAGAGAGGGAGAATGAGGGTGGGGAGGGGATTGTGGtggctggggaggagattTCGTTTTGA